The genomic DNA ACAAAAGAATTACTGTATCCAGCATTTCCCGGTCTTCCGACTTTCCTGAATCCACTGTTCAAGTCTGCCATCGGTGCCATTAACTGTAGATTTGGAGAATTCAATTGTTTTAACCAAACATTGTAACTCAGTCCGTTAAGAGGTGTTTCCGCATCTAACCCGTTACTCCATTGAAAAGTCACATTCTCTTCTCCAACTATTGTATGCAAGATCTGTGGTGGAGCCGGAATGCTGTTTTCTATATCGATTTGATTCATATATATATTAAACTCTCTCTCAGTACTGGAAATCATACCTGTGATTATCAGATCTGTTTTCCCATTATTATTGATATCAACTGCGCTGATAGTTGAATTACTAAGTCCGGTTGGTTCAAAATCAGTAACTTCGCTAAACGTTTCATTACCATTGTTAAGGAATAATTTAGCGGTAAGAACCGCAGTAACTCCGGAAACACCAGATATGGCTCCACAATACGCAACATCCAGTAAACCATTATTATTGATATCTACCCAAATAGCATCACTATAAGCAACTCCGTCAAAATTAGCGATATTACTAAAAGTTCCGTCACCATTATTCTTGTACACCCGGCTGATCCTGGTTACTCCTACTTCTGTGCCGGTAATCAAGATATCAAGTAACCCATCATTATTATAATCTCCTAATGATAGTGATCCTGATTCTACTCCCGGAAGCCCAGAATCATCTTGTAATTCAAAACCGTTACCTAAATTGTTGATATACAATTTGGTGATCCTCATATTATCATGTCTTCCGGCTATTATTAAGTCAGGATATCCATTGTTATTTAGATCTCCCCAGACTGAGTCAGAATAACGAATCCCAGGAAACTCGAACTCTTCACGCCAAGTGAAAGTGCCATCACCGTTGTTCTGATACAATCTGGCTATATTACCCAATTCTGTGCCAGCATAACCGGTAATAAACAGATCTAACCACCCGTTATTGTTGAAATCTACCCAGTTTAAACTACCTTCTCGAGTCCCGGGAAGATTAACAGCGGTGTTCTCAGTAAAAGTACCATCACCATTGTTATTAAATATTTTTGTCACCAACTGACTTTCGTTTGTTAAACCGCTTATGACTATATCAAGATGCCCGTTATTAGTGTAGTCAGCCCATAATCCGGAATTCCAACTTACATCAACCAAACTGATATTTTCTTGATAGGTAAGGATCCCATCACTAGAATTCATATAAACTCTTGAAATCCGTCCAGCTGAAGATGTAACACCTGTTACAAGTAAATCAAGATTCCCGTCATTATCATAGTCGCCCCAATCGATTGAAGATTGAGAGACCCCCGGTATATCATGATCTGATAATTGGATGAATGATAAAGAACAGAGCAAGATAGGGGGAAAAAGTATTATAAATAGTATTATAGACCTCATAACAACCTCCTCTAAATAAAGGAGATATATATGAAGCAAAATATGTCAATCTTTTTTAAGTTTTAGTGTTAATTCTTTTTAGAGTAATTATGTTTAATTTGTAAATATTTTTATAATGCTTACGACCTGTCATGCTTGTCAAATAAAGAATAGTGTAACAGATCTCTTAGTCGGAATTATATGATAATTTATCCTAATTACATTCTTGCAGATACAGTGCTAATAAAAACACTTGAAACAGTATTAATTTGACGTAGTTAGTGGAAAGTTCTCTTAACCACCTAAGTAATAAACTAAATTTCTATTCTGATAGCTCAGGGATCTCTTTGCTCTCTTCTTGAGGGGCATTCTGCAAAGCAATAGCTTCTTCATTAAGTCTAAATATAGGTGAAGAGCCCTCTTCAATGATAAATTCAGTTTCAGCTATACGGCCTGTCGGGGTATGGAGTACTTCTATTCTTACTGTTTCACCATGCTTCCAGTCAACAGGAGCACCTGCCAGACCGGGAAAATTACCGAGATTAAAACGGATGGTAAATATCTCTGCCTGCATATCGGCAAGACAGGTGGGAAGCTCATCAGTCAGAATATAATCAGGTCTATCAGTGATCCAAGCACGGAATTTGATGGATCCCTCTTCGGGATAGACTATATTATCGGGGTAGCTACCGAGATAATCGTAAACTTCCTGAATCACCATTCTGGGTATAGTCATTTGACTGTAAACATTGGATATAAATAGTCCGCTAATCAGAAGAGTAATGATCAATAATTGTCGCATTCTTTCCTCCACTAAGAATATCTGGCACGCCCGAAGGGACTCGAACCCCTAACCCTCTGATCCGAAGTCAGATGCTCTATCCAATTGAGCTACGGGCGCACTACTTATCAAAGAAATCAATCCCTCATTTGCTGTCTATGTTTTTTTAGTAATGTCAGATCATCCCGCTTTCTTTAACAACAACTATATATTGTCTTCTCGACTGGAGAAAGAGTCACGAATGGAACTCTCTCTCCAACCAATTTGTCATCTCGACTGGAGAAAGAGTCACGAATGTGAGTCTTGCGGAATGGAGAGATCTCATCACCGATGCAAATTAAGAAACGCAAGATCATAATTGCTTTACCCCCAGCAGTGATGAGATGCCTCGACTATTTTATAAAGAGGTTATCTTACTTATGCTTCCAGTCAAAAAAGTTTTGGCAACATGAAAGAAAAAGCCGGAAGGGGTTTGTATCTTCCCTTCCGGCATTTATATGTGATTTTCTTTCTAAATATTATTTTTTCTTAGCTATGCCTTTCTTGGCGGGATGACGC from Candidatus Cloacimonadota bacterium includes the following:
- a CDS encoding VCBS repeat-containing protein — translated: MRSIILFIILFPPILLCSLSFIQLSDHDIPGVSQSSIDWGDYDNDGNLDLLVTGVTSSAGRISRVYMNSSDGILTYQENISLVDVSWNSGLWADYTNNGHLDIVISGLTNESQLVTKIFNNNGDGTFTENTAVNLPGTREGSLNWVDFNNNGWLDLFITGYAGTELGNIARLYQNNGDGTFTWREEFEFPGIRYSDSVWGDLNNNGYPDLIIAGRHDNMRITKLYINNLGNGFELQDDSGLPGVESGSLSLGDYNNDGLLDILITGTEVGVTRISRVYKNNGDGTFSNIANFDGVAYSDAIWVDINNNGLLDVAYCGAISGVSGVTAVLTAKLFLNNGNETFSEVTDFEPTGLSNSTISAVDINNNGKTDLIITGMISSTEREFNIYMNQIDIENSIPAPPQILHTIVGEENVTFQWSNGLDAETPLNGLSYNVWLKQLNSPNLQLMAPMADLNSGFRKVGRPGNAGYSNSFVITGLPDGQYEWAVQTIDSAYAGSMFSEWQTFNFPDQYLPAPSNVSLIREGSDFILSWDIIEDANHYKIYGSEDPYSEQWEYLDMTIDNEWVVSIYHQLYFFRVVAVVD